A single region of the Brachypodium distachyon strain Bd21 chromosome 3, Brachypodium_distachyon_v3.0, whole genome shotgun sequence genome encodes:
- the LOC100838500 gene encoding E3 ubiquitin-protein ligase SINAT2, which translates to MAPGSSIVTEVLESDCIDHGLSEALSSIRLDGDSTSKPSWAASLVNVGLSSLTGLNDLLECPVCTNSMRPPILQCPNGHTICSSCKHRVDNHCPTCRQELGNIRCLALEKVAESIQLPCKYQSLGCTEIHPYQHKLKHEELCRFRPYSCPYAGSECLIAGDVPMLVSHLINDHKVDLHEGCTFNHRYVKSNPYEVENATWMLTVFKCFGQHFCLHFEAFLLGMSPVYMAFLRFMGEESEARNFCYSLEVGGNGRKLTWQGTPRSIRDGHKKVRDSFDGLIIHRNMALFFSSGTRQELKLRVTGRIWKEQ; encoded by the exons ATGGCCCCAGGAAGTAGCATTGTGACTGAAGTTCTTGAATCAGATTGTATAGACCATGGGCTCTCTGAGGCACTCAGTAGTATTAGGCTTGATGGAGACTCTACAAGTAAGCCCTCCTGGGCTGCTTCACTTGTCAATGTTGGTTTATCATCATTGACTGGCTTGAATGATTTGCTTGAGTGTCCAGTGTGTACAAACTCAATGCGGCCGCCTATACTTCAG TGCCCAAACGGTCACACAATTTGCTCCAGCTGTAAGCATAGGGTAGACAATCATTGCCCTACTTGTCGCCAGGAATTGGGAAATATTAGATGCTTGGCTCTTGAGAAGGTGGCCGAATCCATTCAGCTTCCATGCAAATATCAAAGCCTGGGTTGTACCGAGATCCATCCTTACCAACACAAACTTAAGCACGAGGAGCTCTGCAGGTTTAGGCCATACAGTTGTCCATATGCAGGTTCAGAATGCTTGATCGCAGGTGATGTTCCGATGCTCGTGTCTCATCTCATAAACGACCATAAGGTGGACTTGCATGAAGGCTGTACCTTTAACCACCGCTATGTGAAGTCCAACCCTTACGAAGTGGAAAATGCTACATGGATGCTCACT GTATTCAAGTGTTTTGGGCAGCACTTCTGCCTCCACTTCGAGGCGTTCCTGCTCGGCATGTCACCAGTATACATGGCTTTCCTGCGGTTCATGGGTGAAGAGAGCGAGGCACGGAACTTCTGCTACAGCCTGGAGGTGGGTGGGAACGGGAGGAAGCTGACGTGGCAGGGCACTCCCCGGAGCATCCGGGACGGCCACAAGAAGGTGCGGGACAGCTTCGACGGCCTCATCATCCACCGCAACATGGCACTCTTCTTCTCCAGCGGCACCAGGCAGGAGCTCAAGCTGCGGGTGACCGGTCGCATCTGGAAGGAGCAATGA
- the LOC100830942 gene encoding PHD finger protein ALFIN-LIKE 3 — RRSPSLEIDGAARQRSACFWNWKPQPQPRRRCDEHCVPGFSTTVCADQDEFFRQCDPDKKALSLYGHESGEWEVMLPTEMLPAELPEPALGINYARDSMNRLHWLSKVAIHADSWLIAVAFYFEQVFLDKRQRMCLFSMMNDLPTVLESCSYFHKYECTCCAPRKMPPSPVLMVSSGDPKKRSRTTLDEDLNINPRNGSRATEAAEDNAEENKDTDQDYWAACGAPYNKNAFWICCDFCHLWFHGKCVNMTSAQAEQVREYKCPDCILEELGE; from the exons CGGAGATCCCCCAGCCTAGAGATCGATGGAGCAGCACGGCAGAGGAGCGCCTGCTTCTGGAACTGGAAGCCCCAGCCTCAGCCTCGCCGGAGATGTGATGAACATTGCGTGCCAGGATTTTCTACCACCGTGTGCGCAG ACCAGGACGAGTTCTTTCGTCAATGCGATCCAG ATAAAAAGGCCTTGTCCTTGTACGGCCACGAAAGCGGGGAATGGGAAGTGATGCTCCCAACAGAGATGTTGCCCGCGGAGTTGCCAGAGCCAGCGCTGGGCATCAACTATGCGCGagattcaatgaaccgtctgCACTGGCTCTCCAAAGTAGCCATTCACGCTGACTCATGGCTCATTGCCGTTGCCTTCTACTTCGAGCAGGTGTTCCTCGACAAACGCCAAAG GATGTGTTTATTCAGTATGATGAACGATTTACCAACCGTCCTCGAAAGTTGCTCTTACTTCCACAAATATGAGTGCACTTGTTGCGCCCCAAGAAAGATGCCACCATCTCCAGTTTTAATGGTTTCATCAGGGGATCCAAAGAAGCGCTCTCGGACTACACTAGATGAAGATCTGAACATTAACCCAAGAAATGGCTCGCGGGCtacagaagctgctgaagataATGCTGAGGAGAATAAAGATACGGATCAAGATTATTGGGCAGCTTGCGGTGCTCCGTACAATAAGAATGCGTTCTGGATCTGCTGCGACTTCTGCCACCTGTGGTTCCACGGTAAATGTGTGAACATGACTTCTGCCCAAGCAGAGCAGGTGAGAGAATATAAGTGTCCTGACTGTATCCTTGAGGAACTCGGAGAGTAG